The following is a genomic window from Thermoproteota archaeon.
CCCCATACCCTTGGAGAGGAGGAGTACTTTCTCCCTTATGGAAGGAGCTAGTTTCACGTGAGCACTCAACAGGTGTTCTAGGGCCCTCCTAGCGATACTGCTCCTCAGGTCCAGTCGCACGAGCCCCCTCTCTACCATGAAGAGGAAGGTTGGATCGAAGCCCCTACCCATCGCGTAGAAGGCGACTTCCCTCCTTCCCTCCTTGGATAGAGTGGTCAGTTTTCCCTCCGAGACCCTGACGTGGAAACCCCTGTTTCCTGTGTATGAGACCGCTATCTCGTCCAAGGAGGCGCCGAGGTCCTCAGACAGCACCTCTATGAGCTTCCCCACTTCCTTCTTAGTGAGAGATATACATCTCTCGTTGAGCCAGTGGTTGACCTCCATCCTCTTGGACCCGCATTTCGGACACTTACCTGGCGGAATACCCTTTCCACTGAGGCCGCAATTCTTGCACCTCCATATGGATTCCCTCTCGCACTCCTCGTCCTTGAAGTCCGTGGAGTCTATATCAAAGAGGAGTTCTGCCCTTATGGGCTCCTTCTCGGCCATTGGAGCCGTCGGGTTCCTGTAAAGGGAGACAGAGTAGTAGGCGTGCATAGGCGGGTTGT
Proteins encoded in this region:
- a CDS encoding DNA primase small subunit domain-containing protein produces the protein MRELEKLFARYYRSMASTIYVSDVPLREFMFRDFEGKVRRHISFRDLSELRKYLIDNPPMHAYYSVSLYRNPTAPMAEKEPIRAELLFDIDSTDFKDEECERESIWRCKNCGLSGKGIPPGKCPKCGSKRMEVNHWLNERCISLTKKEVGKLIEVLSEDLGASLDEIAVSYTGNRGFHVRVSEGKLTTLSKEGRREVAFYAMGRGFDPTFLFMVERGLVRLDLRSSIARRALEHLLSAHVKLAPSIREKVLLLSKGMGIKLGSRERKRLLNLLKESAQSSGARIDWMVTMDTGRLTRIPNSVHGKTGFRALRLSLDEYEVFNPFKDAVGLPSEPEIKVRVKMPVPAFRLKDEAFGPYSPGEEVQLPGFAAAFVILRGRAEPLNH